A single region of the Enterococcus mundtii genome encodes:
- a CDS encoding MATE family efflux transporter, whose amino-acid sequence MRDLTKGSPAKLILLFTVPLLIGNVFQQFYNMVDMIIVGQTLGKNSLAAVGATGGLTFLIIGFAQGLTAGLAIITAQRYGAKDFRGLKKSFATSVMISVIVTVILTVLSLVFIRPMLQLMQTPADIIDEAQTFIVIILWGIFAAVSFNLLSNVIRALGDSRTPLLFLIVAVIINVVLDLIFIINFGMGVEGAAIATVIAQIASSLLCIVYIKKKIPMLQLRKKDFSFDKQEIRTHLNVALPMAFQSSIIAIGAIVLQSALNSLGTDVVAAQAAAGRIDQFAVQPMMSFGIAMATFAAQNYGAKQYGRILKGVRQTLVMSIGFSFLAGAIVIFLGRPLVSLFVSPNETVVFDLAQTYFNINGSLYWILAILFILRYTLQGLGQSKVPTIAGMMELIMRSFAAIILTGIWGYPGAALASPLAWAGSVIVLLYSYIRAVKHLKQLDAEQQQFSIEDAEISY is encoded by the coding sequence ATGCGCGATTTAACAAAAGGAAGCCCAGCCAAACTGATTTTGCTATTTACTGTCCCTTTATTGATAGGCAATGTTTTTCAGCAGTTTTACAACATGGTCGATATGATCATCGTTGGGCAGACATTAGGGAAAAACTCACTAGCAGCTGTAGGAGCTACTGGTGGATTAACTTTCTTGATTATTGGCTTTGCTCAAGGTCTAACCGCTGGTTTAGCCATTATTACAGCACAACGATATGGTGCGAAAGACTTCCGTGGTTTGAAAAAAAGTTTTGCTACAAGTGTCATGATTAGTGTCATTGTTACTGTGATTTTAACCGTTCTTAGCTTAGTATTTATTCGTCCGATGCTCCAGTTGATGCAAACACCTGCAGATATCATCGATGAAGCACAAACATTCATCGTCATCATCCTATGGGGAATCTTTGCTGCCGTCAGCTTCAATTTATTGTCAAATGTTATTCGCGCACTTGGTGATAGTCGAACGCCTTTACTCTTTTTGATCGTTGCGGTAATTATCAATGTTGTCTTGGATTTGATCTTTATTATCAACTTCGGTATGGGAGTAGAAGGTGCTGCTATTGCAACAGTGATTGCGCAAATTGCTTCTAGTCTATTATGTATCGTCTATATCAAGAAAAAGATTCCGATGCTTCAATTACGTAAAAAAGATTTTTCGTTCGATAAACAAGAGATCCGCACACATTTAAATGTTGCGTTACCAATGGCTTTCCAATCTTCGATCATTGCGATTGGTGCAATCGTCTTGCAATCTGCATTAAACAGCTTAGGTACAGATGTCGTAGCTGCCCAAGCCGCAGCTGGTCGAATCGATCAATTTGCTGTTCAACCTATGATGTCCTTTGGGATTGCGATGGCAACTTTTGCAGCACAAAACTATGGAGCGAAACAATATGGACGTATCTTAAAAGGCGTTCGTCAAACATTAGTCATGAGTATTGGCTTTAGTTTCTTAGCCGGAGCAATTGTCATTTTCCTTGGCCGACCATTGGTGAGCTTGTTTGTCAGCCCAAATGAAACTGTCGTCTTTGATTTGGCGCAAACGTATTTCAACATCAACGGCTCCCTTTACTGGATCTTAGCTATCCTATTTATCTTACGTTACACTTTACAAGGGCTTGGTCAAAGTAAAGTACCGACAATTGCAGGGATGATGGAGCTGATCATGCGTTCTTTCGCTGCGATCATTCTGACTGGGATCTGGGGCTATCCAGGTGCTGCTCTTGCTTCACCACTTGCTTGGGCTGGTTCTGTCATTGTCTTACTCTACTCTTATATCCGCGCTGTGAAACATTTGAAACAGTTAGATGCCGAACAACAGCAATTTTCAATTGAAGATGCTGAAATCAGTTATTAG
- a CDS encoding DUF960 domain-containing protein, translated as MFESFDNNRNRYASLGVVSSLPDELIDSIWFIIDLDLKGVIPLDNILAFDLMNNHGKVTLHFSQAGSTVEMGIDLPFPYSPQYPAQVFAYDDGTRETILLPSEIKQY; from the coding sequence ATGTTTGAAAGTTTTGATAATAACCGTAATCGATACGCATCATTAGGTGTGGTATCAAGTTTACCAGATGAACTGATCGATAGTATCTGGTTCATTATTGATTTAGACCTTAAGGGTGTTATTCCGTTAGATAATATTTTAGCTTTTGATTTAATGAACAATCATGGAAAAGTAACCTTGCATTTTTCTCAAGCGGGCAGTACCGTTGAGATGGGGATCGATTTGCCATTCCCTTATTCTCCACAGTATCCGGCGCAAGTATTTGCCTATGATGATGGGACCAGAGAAACCATTCTTCTCCCAAGTGAAATTAAACAGTACTAA
- a CDS encoding 50S ribosomal protein L25/general stress protein Ctc, whose translation MSVSLEVSKREVRPRSLRNKLRHEGKVPAIVYGYNVESTPISFDSATFSKVLRENAANTVITMNIEGKKVNTLVHKIQSNTFTNQLEHVEFLSVNMTEETEVETEVVLVGESTGVKSGGVLAQNLYTVIVSATPDQLPENIEVDITDLALGDSITVADLPKNDAYTIITDGEEQIAAVVAPTEEEESTGEAAEPEVIGSTEE comes from the coding sequence ATGTCAGTATCATTAGAAGTAAGTAAAAGAGAAGTACGTCCCCGTTCATTGAGAAACAAATTGCGTCATGAAGGAAAAGTTCCTGCAATCGTTTATGGCTACAATGTAGAAAGCACGCCAATTTCATTTGATAGTGCGACATTTAGTAAAGTATTGCGTGAGAATGCCGCAAACACAGTTATCACAATGAACATTGAAGGAAAAAAAGTCAACACACTTGTTCATAAAATCCAATCAAACACATTTACCAACCAATTAGAACACGTGGAATTCCTATCTGTTAATATGACAGAAGAAACAGAAGTCGAAACAGAAGTTGTCCTTGTCGGCGAATCTACTGGTGTAAAATCTGGTGGTGTATTGGCTCAAAACCTATATACTGTGATTGTTTCTGCTACGCCAGATCAATTACCAGAAAACATCGAAGTGGATATCACTGATTTAGCATTAGGTGATTCGATCACTGTAGCGGATCTACCGAAAAATGACGCATACACGATCATTACTGATGGAGAAGAACAAATCGCCGCAGTTGTTGCACCAACAGAAGAAGAAGAATCAACTGGTGAAGCAGCAGAACCAGAAGTGATTGGTTCAACTGAAGAATAA
- a CDS encoding 16S rRNA pseudouridine(516) synthase, whose translation MRLDKLIEKELETSRKEMKRLFAMKLVRIDGKVEQKQNRNVDSLLHCIEVDGVKLHTNEVYFILNKPKRAVTAVTDIHKTTVIDLLASADRTQPLYPVGRLDRDTTGLSLITSNGQLGYEMLLPDKKVQKTYVAVVNEQVTEADRIAFEKGIVFDGGYQCLPAHLEILVAQHKKSIVRLTIEEGKFHQVKKMFLACGKKVTALQRISMGPLQLDPHLTEGSYRSLTLDELKKLKKYFK comes from the coding sequence ATGCGGTTAGATAAATTAATAGAAAAAGAATTAGAAACATCACGTAAAGAGATGAAACGACTTTTTGCGATGAAACTCGTACGTATCGATGGTAAAGTGGAACAGAAACAGAATCGTAATGTGGATAGTTTGCTCCACTGTATCGAAGTGGATGGCGTAAAGCTACATACAAATGAAGTATACTTTATACTGAATAAACCGAAAAGAGCAGTAACAGCGGTGACGGACATTCACAAAACGACTGTTATCGATTTGTTGGCTTCAGCCGATCGCACACAACCTTTGTATCCAGTTGGGCGATTAGACCGAGATACAACAGGTTTATCGTTGATCACTTCCAATGGCCAATTAGGTTATGAAATGTTGTTGCCTGATAAAAAAGTACAGAAAACATATGTAGCAGTTGTCAATGAACAAGTGACAGAAGCTGATCGAATTGCTTTTGAAAAAGGAATTGTTTTTGATGGTGGTTACCAATGCTTACCTGCACATTTAGAGATTCTTGTCGCGCAACATAAAAAAAGTATCGTACGACTGACGATCGAAGAGGGGAAATTCCATCAAGTGAAAAAGATGTTTTTAGCTTGTGGAAAAAAAGTCACTGCATTGCAACGAATCAGCATGGGCCCATTACAACTAGATCCGCATTTGACTGAAGGATCTTATCGCTCATTGACGTTAGACGAACTAAAAAAATTAAAAAAATATTTTAAATAG
- a CDS encoding type II toxin-antitoxin system RelB/DinJ family antitoxin — MSEIKEKDKTNEKKKVQVNINKNLATDVESILDSLGVNPSILITALYKRVAARGEIPFELSLTSKEKAELQLMRVAEESVETNPPENSGDHEDLVSWMRDLDE, encoded by the coding sequence ATGTCTGAAATCAAAGAAAAAGATAAAACCAACGAAAAAAAGAAAGTCCAAGTGAATATCAATAAGAATCTAGCTACTGACGTCGAAAGCATTTTAGATTCATTAGGAGTAAATCCATCAATCTTAATCACTGCTTTATATAAAAGGGTAGCTGCCAGAGGAGAAATTCCATTTGAGTTATCTTTAACAAGTAAAGAGAAGGCTGAACTGCAGTTAATGAGAGTTGCGGAAGAGTCTGTTGAAACTAATCCGCCAGAAAATAGCGGTGACCACGAAGATCTAGTGTCATGGATGAGAGATCTAGATGAATAG